In Kogia breviceps isolate mKogBre1 chromosome 7, mKogBre1 haplotype 1, whole genome shotgun sequence, a single window of DNA contains:
- the DPF2 gene encoding zinc finger protein ubi-d4 isoform X2 → MAAVVENVVKLLGEQYYKDAMEQCHNYNARLCAERSVRLPFLDSQTGVAQSNCYIWMEKRHRGPGLASGQLYSYPARRWRKKRRAHPPEDPRLSFPTIKPDTDQTLKKEGLISQDGSSLEALLRTDPMEKRGAPDPRVDDDSLGEFPVTNSRARKRILEPDDFLDDLDDEDYEEDTPKRRGKGKSKGKGVGSARKKLDASILEDRDKPYACDNSFKQKHTSKAPQRVCGKRYKNRPGLSYHYAHSHLAEEEGEDKEDSQPPTPVSQRSEEQKSKKGPDGLALPNNYCDFCLGDSKINKKTGQPEELVSCSDCGRSGHPSCLQFTPVMMAAVKTYRWQCIECKCCNICGTSENDDQLLFCDDCDRGYHMYCLTPSMSEPPEGSWSCHLCLDLLKEKASIYQNQNSS, encoded by the exons ATGGCGGCTGTGGTGGAAAATGTAGTGAAGCT CCTCGGGGAGCAGTATTACAAAGATGCAATGGAGCAGTGCCACAATTACAACGCCCGCCTCTGTGCTGAGCGCAGCGTGCGCCTGCCTTTCTTGGACTCACAGACCGGAGTAGCACAGAGCAACTGTTATATCTGGATGGAAAAGCGACACCGGGGTCCAG gaTTGGCCTCTGGGCAGCTGTACTCCTACCCTGCCCGGCGCTGGCGGAAAAAGCGGCGAGCCCACCCTCCTGAGGATCCAAGACTTTCTTTCCCAACTATTAAACCAG ACACAGACCAGACCCTGAAGAAGGAGGGGCTGATCTCTCAGGACGGCAGTAGTTTAGAGGCTCTGTTGCGCACCGACCCCATGGAGAAGCGAGGCGCCCCAGATCCCCGAGTTGATGATGACAGCCTGGGCGAGTTTCCTGTGACGAACAGTCGAGCACGGAAG CGGATCCTAGAACCAGATGACTTCCTGGATGACCTCGATGATGAGGACTATGAAGAAGACACTCCCAAGCGTCGGGGCAAGGGGAAGTCCAAG GGTAAAGGTGTGGGCAGTGCCCGTAAAAAGCTGGACGCTTCCATCCTGGAGGATCGAGATAAACCCTATGCCTGTGACA aTAGTTTCAAACAAAAGCATACCTCGAAAGCGCCCCAGAGAG TTTGTGGAAAACGTTACAAGAACCGACCAGGCCTCAGTTACCACTATGCCCACTCCCACTTGGCTGAGGAGGAGGGCGAGGACAAGGAAGACTCGCAGCCACCCACCCCGGTTTCCCAGAGGTCCGAGGAGCAGAAAT CCAAGAAGGGTCCCGATGGATTGGCCCTGCCCAACAACTACTGTGACTTCTGCCTGGGGGACTCCAAGATCAACAAGAAGACAGGACAGCCCGAGGAGCTTGTGTCGTGTTCTGACTGTGGCCGCTCAG GGCATCCGTCCTGCCTCCAGTTCACCCCCGTGATGATGGCAGCAGTGAAGACCTACCGCTGGCAGTGCATCGAGTGCAAGTGCTGCAACATCTGTGGCACCTCCGAGAACGAT GACCAGCTGCTCTTCTGTGATGACTGCGATCGTGGCTACCACATGTATTGTCTCACCCCATCTATGTCTGAGCCTCCTGAAG GAAGCTGGAGCTGCCACTTgtgtctggacctgctgaaggaGAAAGCTTCCATCTACCAGAATCAGAACTCCTCTTGA
- the DPF2 gene encoding zinc finger protein ubi-d4 isoform X1, whose product MNFAMGSWPPWANTASSFNGLGEQYYKDAMEQCHNYNARLCAERSVRLPFLDSQTGVAQSNCYIWMEKRHRGPGLASGQLYSYPARRWRKKRRAHPPEDPRLSFPTIKPDTDQTLKKEGLISQDGSSLEALLRTDPMEKRGAPDPRVDDDSLGEFPVTNSRARKRILEPDDFLDDLDDEDYEEDTPKRRGKGKSKGKGVGSARKKLDASILEDRDKPYACDNSFKQKHTSKAPQRVCGKRYKNRPGLSYHYAHSHLAEEEGEDKEDSQPPTPVSQRSEEQKSKKGPDGLALPNNYCDFCLGDSKINKKTGQPEELVSCSDCGRSGHPSCLQFTPVMMAAVKTYRWQCIECKCCNICGTSENDDQLLFCDDCDRGYHMYCLTPSMSEPPEGSWSCHLCLDLLKEKASIYQNQNSS is encoded by the exons ATGAATTTTGCAATGGGTTCATGGCCCCCGTGGGCGAATACAGCAAGCTCCTTTAATGG CCTCGGGGAGCAGTATTACAAAGATGCAATGGAGCAGTGCCACAATTACAACGCCCGCCTCTGTGCTGAGCGCAGCGTGCGCCTGCCTTTCTTGGACTCACAGACCGGAGTAGCACAGAGCAACTGTTATATCTGGATGGAAAAGCGACACCGGGGTCCAG gaTTGGCCTCTGGGCAGCTGTACTCCTACCCTGCCCGGCGCTGGCGGAAAAAGCGGCGAGCCCACCCTCCTGAGGATCCAAGACTTTCTTTCCCAACTATTAAACCAG ACACAGACCAGACCCTGAAGAAGGAGGGGCTGATCTCTCAGGACGGCAGTAGTTTAGAGGCTCTGTTGCGCACCGACCCCATGGAGAAGCGAGGCGCCCCAGATCCCCGAGTTGATGATGACAGCCTGGGCGAGTTTCCTGTGACGAACAGTCGAGCACGGAAG CGGATCCTAGAACCAGATGACTTCCTGGATGACCTCGATGATGAGGACTATGAAGAAGACACTCCCAAGCGTCGGGGCAAGGGGAAGTCCAAG GGTAAAGGTGTGGGCAGTGCCCGTAAAAAGCTGGACGCTTCCATCCTGGAGGATCGAGATAAACCCTATGCCTGTGACA aTAGTTTCAAACAAAAGCATACCTCGAAAGCGCCCCAGAGAG TTTGTGGAAAACGTTACAAGAACCGACCAGGCCTCAGTTACCACTATGCCCACTCCCACTTGGCTGAGGAGGAGGGCGAGGACAAGGAAGACTCGCAGCCACCCACCCCGGTTTCCCAGAGGTCCGAGGAGCAGAAAT CCAAGAAGGGTCCCGATGGATTGGCCCTGCCCAACAACTACTGTGACTTCTGCCTGGGGGACTCCAAGATCAACAAGAAGACAGGACAGCCCGAGGAGCTTGTGTCGTGTTCTGACTGTGGCCGCTCAG GGCATCCGTCCTGCCTCCAGTTCACCCCCGTGATGATGGCAGCAGTGAAGACCTACCGCTGGCAGTGCATCGAGTGCAAGTGCTGCAACATCTGTGGCACCTCCGAGAACGAT GACCAGCTGCTCTTCTGTGATGACTGCGATCGTGGCTACCACATGTATTGTCTCACCCCATCTATGTCTGAGCCTCCTGAAG GAAGCTGGAGCTGCCACTTgtgtctggacctgctgaaggaGAAAGCTTCCATCTACCAGAATCAGAACTCCTCTTGA
- the DPF2 gene encoding zinc finger protein ubi-d4 isoform X4, with protein sequence MAAVVENVVKLLGEQYYKDAMEQCHNYNARLCAERSVRLPFLDSQTGVAQSNCYIWMEKRHRGPGLASGQLYSYPARRWRKKRRAHPPEDPRLSFPTIKPDTDQTLKKEGLISQDGSSLEALLRTDPMEKRGAPDPRVDDDSLGEFPVTNSRARKRILEPDDFLDDLDDEDYEEDTPKRRGKGKSKGKGVGSARKKLDASILEDRDKPYACDICGKRYKNRPGLSYHYAHSHLAEEEGEDKEDSQPPTPVSQRSEEQKSKKGPDGLALPNNYCDFCLGDSKINKKTGQPEELVSCSDCGRSGHPSCLQFTPVMMAAVKTYRWQCIECKCCNICGTSENDDQLLFCDDCDRGYHMYCLTPSMSEPPEGSWSCHLCLDLLKEKASIYQNQNSS encoded by the exons ATGGCGGCTGTGGTGGAAAATGTAGTGAAGCT CCTCGGGGAGCAGTATTACAAAGATGCAATGGAGCAGTGCCACAATTACAACGCCCGCCTCTGTGCTGAGCGCAGCGTGCGCCTGCCTTTCTTGGACTCACAGACCGGAGTAGCACAGAGCAACTGTTATATCTGGATGGAAAAGCGACACCGGGGTCCAG gaTTGGCCTCTGGGCAGCTGTACTCCTACCCTGCCCGGCGCTGGCGGAAAAAGCGGCGAGCCCACCCTCCTGAGGATCCAAGACTTTCTTTCCCAACTATTAAACCAG ACACAGACCAGACCCTGAAGAAGGAGGGGCTGATCTCTCAGGACGGCAGTAGTTTAGAGGCTCTGTTGCGCACCGACCCCATGGAGAAGCGAGGCGCCCCAGATCCCCGAGTTGATGATGACAGCCTGGGCGAGTTTCCTGTGACGAACAGTCGAGCACGGAAG CGGATCCTAGAACCAGATGACTTCCTGGATGACCTCGATGATGAGGACTATGAAGAAGACACTCCCAAGCGTCGGGGCAAGGGGAAGTCCAAG GGTAAAGGTGTGGGCAGTGCCCGTAAAAAGCTGGACGCTTCCATCCTGGAGGATCGAGATAAACCCTATGCCTGTGACA TTTGTGGAAAACGTTACAAGAACCGACCAGGCCTCAGTTACCACTATGCCCACTCCCACTTGGCTGAGGAGGAGGGCGAGGACAAGGAAGACTCGCAGCCACCCACCCCGGTTTCCCAGAGGTCCGAGGAGCAGAAAT CCAAGAAGGGTCCCGATGGATTGGCCCTGCCCAACAACTACTGTGACTTCTGCCTGGGGGACTCCAAGATCAACAAGAAGACAGGACAGCCCGAGGAGCTTGTGTCGTGTTCTGACTGTGGCCGCTCAG GGCATCCGTCCTGCCTCCAGTTCACCCCCGTGATGATGGCAGCAGTGAAGACCTACCGCTGGCAGTGCATCGAGTGCAAGTGCTGCAACATCTGTGGCACCTCCGAGAACGAT GACCAGCTGCTCTTCTGTGATGACTGCGATCGTGGCTACCACATGTATTGTCTCACCCCATCTATGTCTGAGCCTCCTGAAG GAAGCTGGAGCTGCCACTTgtgtctggacctgctgaaggaGAAAGCTTCCATCTACCAGAATCAGAACTCCTCTTGA
- the DPF2 gene encoding zinc finger protein ubi-d4 isoform X3: MNFAMGSWPPWANTASSFNGLGEQYYKDAMEQCHNYNARLCAERSVRLPFLDSQTGVAQSNCYIWMEKRHRGPGLASGQLYSYPARRWRKKRRAHPPEDPRLSFPTIKPDTDQTLKKEGLISQDGSSLEALLRTDPMEKRGAPDPRVDDDSLGEFPVTNSRARKRILEPDDFLDDLDDEDYEEDTPKRRGKGKSKGKGVGSARKKLDASILEDRDKPYACDICGKRYKNRPGLSYHYAHSHLAEEEGEDKEDSQPPTPVSQRSEEQKSKKGPDGLALPNNYCDFCLGDSKINKKTGQPEELVSCSDCGRSGHPSCLQFTPVMMAAVKTYRWQCIECKCCNICGTSENDDQLLFCDDCDRGYHMYCLTPSMSEPPEGSWSCHLCLDLLKEKASIYQNQNSS; the protein is encoded by the exons ATGAATTTTGCAATGGGTTCATGGCCCCCGTGGGCGAATACAGCAAGCTCCTTTAATGG CCTCGGGGAGCAGTATTACAAAGATGCAATGGAGCAGTGCCACAATTACAACGCCCGCCTCTGTGCTGAGCGCAGCGTGCGCCTGCCTTTCTTGGACTCACAGACCGGAGTAGCACAGAGCAACTGTTATATCTGGATGGAAAAGCGACACCGGGGTCCAG gaTTGGCCTCTGGGCAGCTGTACTCCTACCCTGCCCGGCGCTGGCGGAAAAAGCGGCGAGCCCACCCTCCTGAGGATCCAAGACTTTCTTTCCCAACTATTAAACCAG ACACAGACCAGACCCTGAAGAAGGAGGGGCTGATCTCTCAGGACGGCAGTAGTTTAGAGGCTCTGTTGCGCACCGACCCCATGGAGAAGCGAGGCGCCCCAGATCCCCGAGTTGATGATGACAGCCTGGGCGAGTTTCCTGTGACGAACAGTCGAGCACGGAAG CGGATCCTAGAACCAGATGACTTCCTGGATGACCTCGATGATGAGGACTATGAAGAAGACACTCCCAAGCGTCGGGGCAAGGGGAAGTCCAAG GGTAAAGGTGTGGGCAGTGCCCGTAAAAAGCTGGACGCTTCCATCCTGGAGGATCGAGATAAACCCTATGCCTGTGACA TTTGTGGAAAACGTTACAAGAACCGACCAGGCCTCAGTTACCACTATGCCCACTCCCACTTGGCTGAGGAGGAGGGCGAGGACAAGGAAGACTCGCAGCCACCCACCCCGGTTTCCCAGAGGTCCGAGGAGCAGAAAT CCAAGAAGGGTCCCGATGGATTGGCCCTGCCCAACAACTACTGTGACTTCTGCCTGGGGGACTCCAAGATCAACAAGAAGACAGGACAGCCCGAGGAGCTTGTGTCGTGTTCTGACTGTGGCCGCTCAG GGCATCCGTCCTGCCTCCAGTTCACCCCCGTGATGATGGCAGCAGTGAAGACCTACCGCTGGCAGTGCATCGAGTGCAAGTGCTGCAACATCTGTGGCACCTCCGAGAACGAT GACCAGCTGCTCTTCTGTGATGACTGCGATCGTGGCTACCACATGTATTGTCTCACCCCATCTATGTCTGAGCCTCCTGAAG GAAGCTGGAGCTGCCACTTgtgtctggacctgctgaaggaGAAAGCTTCCATCTACCAGAATCAGAACTCCTCTTGA
- the TIGD3 gene encoding tigger transposable element-derived protein 3 — MELCSKKKLHALSLAEKIQVLELLDESKMSQSEVARRFQVSQPQISRICKNKEKLLADWCSGTANRLRKRKRESKYSGIDEALLCWYHIAQAKAWDVTGPMLLHKAKELADIMGQDFVPSIGWLVRWKRRNNVGFGARHVVAPPFTPELPPPAPTPQAQLPLSLKDFSPEDIFGCAEVPLLYRAVPGRVGVCDRVQVLLCANSRGTEKRRVLVSGLQAAPRCFFGVSSEALPASYHPDLAIPWSEWLAQFDRDMGRQGRQVALLLAARVMEELAGLPGLGHVKLLPLSTASTTPSLPSSVVQAFKAHYRRRLLGKLAAVQSERAGTSLAEAGAGITVLDALHMAAAAWAKVPLQLIVSSFVQEGLAPGKTALAPHKASDMPPVPGGLSLEEFSRFVDLEDEEPVSGVCKEEVGTEDQAGGGEDGLEPLPTKADALRALGTLRRWIECKGTGPELFANFYACEEEVERLCCL, encoded by the coding sequence ATGGAGCTGTGCAGCAAGAAGAAGCTTCACGCCCTGTCCCTGGCCGAGAAGATCCAGGTGCTGGAACTCCTGGATGAGTCCAAGATGTCCCAGTCGGAGGTGGCCCGGCGCTTCCAGGTCTCCCAGCCCCAGATCTCCCGCATCTGCAAGAATAAGGAGAAGCTGCTGGCGGACTGGTGTAGTGGCACGGCCAACCGGTTGCGCAAGCGCAAGCGGGAATCCAAGTACAGCGGGATCGATGAGGCTCTGCTCTGCTGGTACCACATTGCCCAGGCCAAGGCCTGGGACGTGACGGGGCCCATGCTGCTCCACAAAGCCAAGGAGCTGGCCGACATCATGGGCCAGGACTTTGTGCCCAGCATTGGCTGGCTGGTCCGCTGGAAACGCCGAAACAATGTGGGCTTCGGGGCCCGCCATGTAGTGGCGCCTCCGTTCACCCCTGAGCTGCCTCCCCCAGCTCCCACGCCCCAGGCCCAGCTGCCGCTCTCTCTTAAAGATTTCTCCCCAGAGGACATTTTTGGGTGTGCCGAAGTGCCCTTGCTATATCGGGCAGTGCCCGGCAGAGTGGGTGTGTGTGATCGGGTACAGGTGCTGCTCTGTGCCAACAGCAGGGGCACAGAGAAACGGCGGGTGTTGGTCAGTGGGCTCCAGGCTGCCCCAAGATGCTTCTTTGGGGTCAGCAGTGAGGCCCTGCCCGCCTCCTACCACCCCGACCTGGCCATCCCCTGGTCAGAATGGTTGGCACAGTTTGATCGGGACATGGGGCGGCAGGGCCGGCAGGTAGCCTTGCTGCTGGCTGCCCGAGTGATGGAGGAGTTGGCGGGCCTGCCCGGGCTCGGCCACGTGAAGCTCTTGCCTCTGTCCACTGCTAGCACCACGCCTTCCCTGCCCAGCTCCGTGGTCCAGGCCTTTAAGGCCCATTACCGGCGCCGTCTGTTGGGCAAGCTGGCTGCCGTCCAGAGCGAGAGGGCTGGCACATCGCTAGCTGAGGCTGGGGCAGGCATCACAGTGCTGGATGCTCTACACATGGCAGCAGCGGCCTGGGCCAAGGTACCCCTCCAGCTCATTGTGAGCAGCTTTGTTCAGGAAGGGCTGGCTCCAGGCAAAACGGCCCTGGCCCCGCACAAAGCCTCGGACATGCCACCCGTCCCCGGTGGGCTGAGCCTCGAAGAGTTTTCCCGTTTTGTGGACCTGGAGGATGAGGAGCCTGTGtctggagtgtgcaaagaggagGTGGGCACCGAAGACCAGGCGGGGGGCGGAGAGGACGGCTTGGAGCCCCTGCCCACCAAAGCCGACGCCCTCCGGGCTCTGGGCACGTTGAGGAGGTGGATTGAGTGCAAGGGCACCGGCCCTGAGCTGTTTGCAAATTTCTACGCCTGTGAGGAGGAGGTGGAGCGACTCTGCTGCCTGTGA